From one Methylomonas paludis genomic stretch:
- a CDS encoding PilZ domain-containing protein, whose translation MLNHDEKRDFARMEIQCELKYRLADSPEQHIGRCKTLSAAGISFNADHFVESGLAMEVSIRQCLTAPELTAFIEVVRCVKQPSDDFVIAAVIRSIKGN comes from the coding sequence ATGCTCAACCACGATGAAAAACGCGATTTTGCGCGTATGGAAATACAGTGTGAGCTAAAGTATCGATTGGCAGATAGCCCTGAGCAACATATCGGTCGCTGTAAAACCCTGAGTGCCGCCGGCATTTCGTTTAACGCCGACCATTTTGTGGAGTCGGGTTTAGCCATGGAGGTGAGCATACGCCAATGTCTGACGGCGCCAGAACTCACGGCTTTTATTGAAGTGGTGCGTTGCGTTAAACAGCCCAGTGACGATTTTGTGATTGCAGCTGTGATCAGAAGCATCAAAGGCAATTAA
- the nadB gene encoding L-aspartate oxidase: MSKAYSSAVDQQYFDILIAGSGGAGLSLALRLADTYKVAVLSKFALTECSTFYAQGGISAVFDDKHDSIASHIEDTLVAGAGLCDPEIVRLTVVHGRENIEWLRHQGVHFTERLSASGEKQLHLNREGGHSHRRIVHTDDATGKAVSLSLIERAKIHPNITLLEYHNVVELITAAKLGESQAAIRGAYVLDSRSGRIESIAARIVVLATGGANKVYLYSTNPHTSSGDGIALAWRAGCRVANMEFMQFHPTCLYHPSAHSFLISEAVRGEGGHLILPNGERFMRRYDQRMELAPRDIVARAIDSEIKKHGIDCVYLDISHQPRDFIKKHFPTIYMQCLELDIDIAQQPIPVVPAAHYTCGGVLTDANARTDIPGLYAVGEVACTGLHGANRMASNSLLECLVFAEQANLDIRRRFADMPAPVRLPDWDESQVSDSDEEVLIAHNWDELRRSMWDYVGIVRTNKRLERAMNRVIMLKAEIAEYYGQFRVTSDLLELRNLVIVAELIIRCAQQRKESRGLHFTQDYPLPDDSKPPVNTVLTPPGQEPD; encoded by the coding sequence TTGAGCAAAGCCTATTCTTCTGCAGTGGATCAACAGTATTTCGATATTCTGATTGCCGGTAGCGGTGGTGCCGGATTAAGTCTGGCGCTCAGGCTGGCAGATACCTATAAAGTAGCCGTCCTGTCCAAGTTCGCCCTCACCGAGTGTAGCACTTTTTATGCACAAGGCGGTATTTCTGCCGTGTTTGACGACAAACACGACTCAATTGCCTCGCATATCGAAGATACCTTGGTGGCCGGGGCCGGCTTATGCGATCCGGAAATTGTGCGGCTGACCGTGGTGCATGGCCGGGAAAATATCGAATGGCTGCGCCATCAAGGCGTCCATTTTACCGAGCGCCTGTCGGCCAGCGGCGAAAAACAATTACACCTCAACCGCGAGGGCGGCCATTCCCATCGGCGTATTGTACATACCGACGACGCCACCGGCAAAGCGGTGTCTTTATCGCTGATAGAACGGGCTAAAATCCATCCCAATATTACCCTGCTGGAATATCACAATGTGGTGGAATTAATCACCGCCGCCAAGCTGGGCGAAAGCCAGGCCGCCATCCGCGGCGCTTATGTGCTGGACAGCCGCAGCGGTCGCATCGAGTCCATCGCCGCCCGCATCGTGGTGCTGGCCACCGGCGGCGCGAACAAAGTTTATCTGTATTCCACCAATCCGCACACCTCTTCCGGTGACGGCATTGCCCTGGCCTGGCGGGCCGGCTGCCGGGTGGCCAATATGGAGTTTATGCAGTTTCATCCCACCTGTCTATATCACCCCAGCGCCCACTCGTTTTTAATCAGCGAGGCGGTACGAGGTGAAGGCGGCCATTTGATTTTGCCCAACGGCGAGCGCTTTATGCGCCGCTACGATCAACGCATGGAACTGGCCCCGCGCGATATTGTGGCCCGCGCCATCGACAGCGAAATCAAAAAGCACGGCATCGACTGCGTCTATCTGGACATCAGTCATCAGCCCCGCGATTTTATTAAAAAACATTTTCCGACCATCTATATGCAATGCCTGGAGCTGGATATCGACATAGCCCAGCAACCCATCCCGGTGGTACCGGCAGCCCATTACACCTGCGGCGGGGTACTGACCGATGCCAATGCCCGCACCGATATCCCCGGTTTATACGCGGTCGGTGAAGTGGCCTGCACCGGACTGCACGGCGCCAACCGCATGGCCAGCAATTCCTTGCTGGAATGTCTGGTGTTTGCCGAGCAAGCCAATCTGGATATCCGCCGCCGCTTTGCCGACATGCCGGCACCGGTACGTTTGCCGGACTGGGACGAATCCCAGGTCAGCGACTCCGACGAGGAAGTGCTGATCGCCCATAACTGGGACGAGTTGCGCCGCTCCATGTGGGATTATGTCGGCATCGTCCGCACCAATAAACGCCTGGAACGCGCCATGAACCGGGTAATCATGCTCAAAGCCGAAATTGCCGAATATTACGGCCAGTTCCGCGTCACCAGCGATTTGCTGGAACTGCGCAATCTGGTCATCGTCGCCGAATTAATCATCCGCTGCGCCCAGCAACGCAAGGAAAGCCGGGGCCTGCATTTTACCCAGGACTACCCCCTGCCCGACGACAGCAAACCACCGGTGAATACCGTGTTAACCCCCCCAGGCCAGGAGCCGGATTAA
- a CDS encoding SPFH domain-containing protein, with the protein MSLGSFFLDLKNVRSVNMAFDNTVILVVFLLVILISMSLRIVKEYDRGVIFFLGKVTGVRGPGLIILIPILEQMTKTTLRTITMNIPSQKIITKDNVSIDIAAVAYYKIVDPIKSVVAIEDITNAVNQISQTTVRNVVGQFSLDQLLSKTIDINLQIKNVIDGHTEPWGAEVTAVEIKDIMLPENMQRAMAKEAEAERERRAKIVAAEGEFQAAVKLGEAADIIALHPVALQLRTLQTMAEIATEKNSTIIFPAQFMTTVQEAISTIKQDTNHS; encoded by the coding sequence ATGAGTTTGGGAAGTTTTTTCCTGGATTTGAAAAACGTCAGGAGTGTCAACATGGCTTTCGACAATACAGTGATTTTGGTGGTTTTCTTGCTGGTGATATTGATTTCGATGTCACTGCGTATTGTCAAGGAATATGACCGGGGGGTGATTTTTTTTCTGGGTAAGGTGACTGGGGTGCGTGGGCCGGGGTTGATTATCCTGATTCCGATTCTGGAGCAGATGACCAAGACTACGCTGCGAACCATTACCATGAATATCCCGTCGCAGAAGATTATCACCAAGGACAATGTGTCTATCGATATTGCGGCGGTGGCTTATTACAAGATTGTTGATCCTATCAAGTCGGTGGTGGCCATTGAGGATATCACCAACGCGGTGAATCAGATCAGCCAGACCACGGTGCGTAATGTGGTTGGTCAGTTTTCGCTGGATCAGTTGCTGTCCAAGACCATAGATATTAATCTGCAGATCAAAAATGTGATTGATGGGCATACTGAGCCTTGGGGGGCCGAGGTTACGGCTGTGGAGATTAAGGATATTATGTTGCCGGAAAATATGCAGCGGGCGATGGCCAAAGAGGCGGAAGCGGAGCGTGAACGGCGGGCCAAAATTGTTGCTGCCGAGGGCGAGTTTCAGGCCGCGGTTAAGCTGGGTGAGGCTGCCGATATCATTGCTTTACATCCAGTGGCGCTGCAGTTGCGTACGCTGCAGACCATGGCCGAGATTGCCACGGAAAAAAATTCCACCATTATCTTTCCCGCCCAGTTCATGACCACCGTACAGGAAGCGATTTCGACTATCAAGCAGGATACCAATCACAGTTAG
- a CDS encoding cupin domain-containing protein → MAAKLCSFASLIDPIQLDEFFSLFWEKKPLHIKRSDELFYNELISLNNVQSALSYGGLRYPAIQLSKNGGFLHPDVFCTDIRSGDIVFNGVPDLNKLQAEYKSGATLSLPGFNRAWQPLMALAATVEEYLSHAVHTNIYITPGNALGFTPHYDAHEVFILQISGAKHWKIYDPPLNLPHHSQAFKPDMLTSSLPIMELDLAPGDLLYLPRGFVHVANTLDDASMHVTLGVTVYTYVELISAWGQSSKNELAIRKALPPGFANHPELQADIEAEFSRLLAEFKQKLEAKQLVDGFFQRVRAGYPGRSKVRPELELNVSVINPATQLKTLAAGLYTIAEENENIVLKFADKTMVMSKRARPLLDEMAKRISFQPVELVCDLREDTKLTLIRHLYQEGFLWLCQ, encoded by the coding sequence ATGGCAGCAAAACTCTGTTCATTCGCGAGTTTAATTGATCCGATTCAACTGGATGAGTTTTTCTCCCTCTTTTGGGAGAAAAAACCGCTGCATATCAAGCGCTCCGATGAATTGTTCTATAACGAGTTAATCAGCTTAAATAATGTGCAGTCGGCCTTGTCGTATGGTGGTCTGCGTTATCCTGCCATACAATTATCCAAAAATGGCGGTTTTTTACATCCTGATGTTTTTTGTACGGATATTCGCTCAGGCGACATAGTCTTTAATGGTGTACCGGACCTGAATAAACTTCAAGCTGAATATAAATCCGGAGCAACGCTTTCACTACCGGGTTTTAATCGGGCTTGGCAGCCATTAATGGCCTTGGCGGCAACGGTCGAAGAGTATTTAAGTCATGCGGTGCATACTAATATCTACATCACTCCCGGAAATGCATTGGGATTTACCCCGCACTACGATGCGCATGAGGTTTTTATTCTGCAGATTTCCGGTGCCAAACACTGGAAGATCTATGATCCACCCCTAAATTTACCACATCACAGTCAGGCTTTTAAACCTGATATGCTGACTTCCTCGCTGCCAATTATGGAGCTTGATTTGGCACCCGGTGATCTATTGTACTTACCCAGGGGCTTTGTTCATGTGGCAAATACTTTAGATGATGCTTCCATGCATGTCACGCTGGGCGTAACAGTCTATACCTATGTAGAGCTAATCAGCGCATGGGGGCAGTCGAGTAAAAATGAATTGGCTATTCGCAAAGCCTTACCTCCCGGTTTTGCCAATCATCCTGAATTGCAAGCAGATATTGAGGCGGAGTTTTCCCGGTTGTTAGCAGAGTTCAAGCAAAAGCTGGAGGCAAAACAGCTGGTCGATGGTTTTTTTCAGCGCGTCAGAGCGGGTTATCCAGGGCGAAGTAAAGTTCGGCCGGAGCTGGAGTTGAATGTTTCGGTGATAAACCCGGCTACTCAATTAAAAACATTAGCTGCCGGTCTTTATACGATCGCGGAAGAAAATGAAAATATTGTCTTAAAATTTGCTGACAAGACGATGGTTATGTCTAAGCGCGCACGTCCTTTACTTGATGAGATGGCTAAGCGAATATCATTTCAACCAGTGGAATTAGTTTGTGATTTAAGGGAGGATACAAAATTGACCCTGATACGGCATCTGTATCAGGAGGGGTTTTTATGGTTGTGTCAATGA
- a CDS encoding sigma-E factor negative regulatory protein: MQEINQKISLLIDDELDSRQAQRLLQEIQHDPELQATLQRYQLLGQALKYKQCQVLDKQFAAKIHQQISQEPSYLLPSAKPASVAKPYRFPVQKAGLALAASILLAIMWLTSNQAYQQAPLPSLVFMAPQQDVPAGMSPRLNEYLQAHDNTLYSSQAGRVQPYARVVGFHQE, from the coding sequence ATGCAAGAAATCAACCAAAAAATATCGCTGCTGATCGACGACGAACTGGATAGCCGTCAGGCCCAGCGCCTGTTGCAGGAAATTCAGCACGATCCTGAACTGCAAGCTACGCTGCAACGCTATCAACTGCTGGGGCAGGCGCTTAAGTACAAACAGTGTCAGGTGCTGGATAAACAGTTCGCGGCCAAGATTCATCAACAAATCAGCCAGGAACCCAGCTATCTGCTGCCCAGCGCCAAACCTGCCAGTGTGGCTAAGCCTTACCGCTTCCCTGTGCAAAAAGCCGGTCTGGCTTTGGCGGCCTCTATTTTGCTGGCCATTATGTGGTTGACCAGCAATCAGGCTTATCAGCAGGCTCCCTTACCTTCATTGGTGTTTATGGCTCCGCAGCAGGACGTGCCGGCCGGTATGAGTCCACGTCTCAACGAATATCTGCAAGCCCACGATAATACCTTGTACAGCAGCCAGGCCGGCCGGGTGCAACCTTATGCACGCGTGGTCGGCTTTCACCAGGAATAA
- the rpoE gene encoding RNA polymerase sigma factor RpoE, producing MNEQTNHSEELDQELVRRVQRGDKTAFDQLVIKYQHRIVHLVNRYVKDPTEAEDVAQDTFIKAYRALADFRGESAFYTWLYRIAINTAKNYLLSRSRRQFDYEIDVQDAEQVENAPQLKDLDSPDNLLMNQEILEVINLAIEKLPEEMRIAITLREFEGMSYEEIAEAMDCPIGTVRSRIFRAREAIDEKLQPLLN from the coding sequence GTGAACGAACAGACAAACCATAGCGAAGAATTGGATCAGGAGTTGGTACGCCGCGTACAGCGTGGTGACAAAACTGCTTTTGATCAACTGGTCATCAAGTATCAGCATAGGATAGTGCATCTGGTAAACCGTTATGTCAAAGATCCTACCGAAGCCGAAGATGTGGCTCAGGATACTTTTATCAAAGCATATCGGGCGCTGGCCGACTTTCGGGGGGAGAGCGCGTTTTACACTTGGCTGTACCGGATTGCCATCAATACGGCCAAAAACTACCTGTTGTCGCGTTCCCGCCGGCAATTTGATTACGAAATCGATGTTCAGGATGCCGAGCAGGTGGAAAACGCGCCTCAGCTTAAAGATCTGGACTCGCCTGATAATCTGCTGATGAATCAGGAAATACTGGAGGTCATTAATCTGGCCATAGAAAAACTGCCCGAAGAAATGCGTATTGCTATCACGCTGCGCGAATTTGAAGGCATGAGTTATGAGGAAATTGCCGAAGCAATGGATTGTCCTATCGGCACAGTGCGTTCCCGCATTTTTCGGGCTCGGGAAGCCATAGACGAAAAACTACAGCCATTGCTCAACTAA
- the recQ gene encoding DNA helicase RecQ yields MPLEQALHTLRSVFGYTSFRGPQQPIIEALCQGRDALVLMPTGGGKSLCYQLPALILDGVGVVISPLIALMEDQVSALHQLGVKAAFLNSTLDIGEIRNIEQQLLDGCCDLLYIAPERLSNPRTLALLSRCKIALFAIDEAHCVSQWGHDFRADYLQLSILHQQFPNVPRIALTATADERTRQEIIQRLALEQAQVFISSFDRPNIRYRIVLKQNPRQQLLSFIRAEHRSDTGIVYCLSRKKVEDTAEWLNQQGLRALPYHAGLSHDVRRRNQHQFLMEDGLIIVATIAFGMGIDKPNVRFVAHLDLPKSIEAYYQETGRAGRDGLAANAWMVYGLQDVLTLREMLSASNADATHKRVELHKLEAMLALCEMVNCRRQALLDYFGEALSQPCGNCDACLEPADTWDGSVAAQQALSAIYRTGQRFGVSYLIDVLLGRSSDPRIKQFGHDQQSTFGIGKQLDEKQWRSVFRQLVAKSLVEVDFSGFGGLKLTDACRAVLRGEQTLMLRKDSLTAKNKAESSAHNQPDNALWQALRTKRREIADRQDVPPYVIFHDATLMAMVEARPKNRRELGMISGVGERKLEAYGAEFLAVLSEFAPGEASPVGDTHQETLDLFRLGYSVAKIAASRNLKEDTIYNHLVKYLETGTLPLTEVVNLPADELASISQAIKNLTDQQKPALKPVFEHFNGAYSYGLLRCVRAGLMWQT; encoded by the coding sequence ATGCCGCTTGAACAGGCTTTACACACACTGCGCAGCGTATTCGGCTATACCAGCTTTCGCGGCCCGCAACAGCCGATTATAGAAGCCTTATGCCAGGGCCGCGATGCCTTGGTACTAATGCCGACCGGCGGCGGCAAGTCTTTGTGTTACCAGTTACCGGCACTGATTCTTGATGGAGTAGGCGTGGTCATTTCGCCGCTGATCGCGCTGATGGAAGATCAGGTCAGCGCCCTGCACCAGCTAGGTGTAAAAGCGGCATTCCTTAATTCCACACTAGATATAGGGGAAATACGCAATATTGAGCAGCAATTGCTGGATGGATGCTGTGATTTACTGTACATCGCCCCGGAACGGCTCAGCAATCCCCGCACCCTGGCCTTGCTGAGCCGCTGCAAAATCGCCCTGTTCGCCATCGACGAAGCCCATTGCGTATCGCAATGGGGCCATGACTTCCGCGCCGATTATCTGCAACTCAGCATCCTCCACCAGCAATTCCCCAACGTACCGCGCATCGCCCTGACCGCCACCGCCGACGAACGCACCCGCCAGGAAATTATCCAGCGGCTGGCCCTGGAACAAGCCCAGGTGTTCATCAGCAGCTTCGACCGTCCCAACATCCGTTACCGCATCGTCCTGAAACAGAATCCACGCCAGCAGCTGCTAAGCTTCATCCGCGCCGAGCACCGCAGCGATACCGGCATCGTCTATTGTCTGTCACGCAAAAAGGTGGAAGACACCGCAGAATGGCTCAACCAGCAGGGCTTGCGCGCCCTGCCCTATCACGCCGGCCTCAGCCATGATGTGCGCCGCCGCAATCAACACCAGTTTTTGATGGAAGACGGCTTGATTATCGTCGCCACCATTGCCTTCGGCATGGGCATAGACAAACCCAACGTGCGTTTTGTCGCTCATCTGGATTTGCCCAAAAGTATAGAAGCCTATTATCAGGAAACCGGCCGGGCCGGGCGTGATGGGCTGGCCGCAAATGCCTGGATGGTTTATGGCTTGCAAGATGTACTGACCTTGCGGGAAATGCTATCGGCCTCCAATGCCGATGCCACTCATAAGCGCGTGGAATTGCACAAACTGGAAGCCATGCTGGCCTTATGTGAAATGGTCAACTGCCGGCGTCAGGCCTTGCTGGACTATTTCGGCGAAGCGCTAAGCCAACCCTGCGGTAATTGCGATGCCTGCCTGGAACCGGCGGACACCTGGGACGGCAGCGTTGCCGCCCAGCAAGCCTTATCGGCCATTTATCGTACCGGCCAGCGCTTTGGTGTCAGTTATCTGATCGATGTGCTGCTGGGCCGCAGCAGTGATCCGCGCATCAAACAGTTTGGTCACGACCAGCAATCCACCTTTGGCATCGGCAAACAGCTGGATGAAAAACAGTGGCGCTCCGTATTTCGGCAACTGGTGGCCAAATCCCTGGTGGAAGTGGATTTCAGCGGCTTTGGCGGCCTGAAACTGACCGATGCCTGCCGGGCCGTGTTGCGCGGCGAACAAACCCTGATGCTGCGCAAAGACAGCCTCACCGCCAAAAACAAGGCCGAATCCTCAGCGCACAATCAGCCCGACAACGCCTTATGGCAGGCTTTGCGCACTAAACGCCGTGAGATAGCAGACCGCCAGGATGTGCCGCCTTATGTGATTTTTCACGATGCCACCCTGATGGCTATGGTGGAAGCCAGACCCAAAAACCGCCGCGAACTGGGCATGATTTCCGGGGTGGGTGAACGCAAGCTGGAAGCTTATGGCGCTGAGTTTCTGGCGGTATTAAGCGAATTTGCCCCCGGCGAAGCCAGCCCGGTGGGCGATACCCATCAGGAAACCCTGGACCTGTTCCGGCTGGGTTATAGCGTCGCCAAAATCGCCGCCAGCCGCAATCTGAAAGAAGATACCATTTACAATCATCTGGTTAAATACCTGGAAACCGGGACGCTGCCCTTAACTGAGGTAGTGAATTTACCAGCCGACGAACTGGCAAGCATCAGCCAAGCCATCAAAAACCTCACCGACCAGCAAAAACCGGCCTTAAAACCCGTATTCGAGCATTTTAACGGCGCATACAGTTACGGTTTGTTACGCTGTGTCAGGGCTGGATTGATGTGGCAGACTTAG
- a CDS encoding DUF1249 domain-containing protein, translated as MGQLTPVNTAFCLEQLCESNYRKLFRLIPDLRSFADAAVGYTDRQPALYLDVLERNPYTLTISLSHCFGRTLNELLEPAVKIRVYLDAQVAEVIRDHARPDVSTVIKDPGSSLEIRDYKWRLNYFLEKWLDHCLKTDYRFDSVTAMPRQAM; from the coding sequence ATGGGTCAGCTCACTCCGGTCAATACTGCATTTTGTCTGGAACAGCTGTGCGAATCCAACTACCGCAAGCTGTTCCGGTTGATTCCGGATTTACGCAGTTTTGCAGATGCGGCGGTGGGCTATACCGATCGGCAGCCGGCTTTGTATCTGGATGTACTGGAACGAAATCCTTATACCTTGACCATTAGTCTTAGCCATTGTTTTGGCCGCACGCTTAATGAGTTGCTGGAGCCGGCGGTCAAAATCCGGGTTTATCTGGATGCTCAGGTAGCTGAAGTGATCCGCGATCATGCCCGCCCGGATGTCAGTACGGTGATTAAAGATCCCGGCAGCAGCCTGGAGATTAGGGACTATAAATGGCGGCTGAATTATTTTCTGGAAAAATGGCTGGATCATTGTTTAAAAACCGATTACCGGTTTGACAGTGTGACGGCTATGCCGCGTCAGGCAATGTGA
- a CDS encoding IS1380 family transposase, with product MEHFILEQSETEIYTSHSGLALVGLCLNQYGKLNQALKSGIPLRHGIAHSDIIKSYMGTLCLGKSDFEAIENYRHDLYFKSSLSIKQVPSTARLRQRLDEQAEALLPIVYNSNIDFMVEAQVPVTPLKTGHVALDMDVYPMNNEKTRKEGISRTYKGYDGYAPIAAYLGNEGWCLTNELRVGKQHCQSEFQYTLERVIPAAKRLTDKPLLVRLDSGHDALDTRIWLSGDEQVDFIVKWNPRKQDVETWLAQAEQKGQWTSPREGKRVALFSVEEQQTRSDKTYRFRRVMQITERTTTASGQMLLIPDIEIEGWWTSLDQSHYDDAHIIALYRDHATAEQFHSEFKTDLDIERLPSGKFATNDLIMTLSAYSYNILRWIGLIGLLGDISPVRHPAKRRRIKTVMQELMYLAARVIRTGRRLKLRFSAACTGFKAFEATYAKLAAS from the coding sequence ATGGAACATTTTATCCTTGAACAATCCGAAACGGAAATTTATACCAGCCATTCTGGGTTAGCCTTAGTGGGTTTATGCCTAAACCAATACGGCAAACTTAATCAAGCGCTGAAAAGCGGTATACCACTGCGGCACGGCATAGCGCACAGCGACATTATCAAATCCTATATGGGGACCTTATGCTTAGGGAAAAGCGACTTTGAAGCCATTGAAAACTATCGTCACGACTTGTATTTCAAATCATCCCTATCAATTAAGCAAGTGCCTTCAACCGCACGCCTCAGACAGCGCCTGGATGAGCAAGCCGAAGCATTATTGCCCATTGTCTATAACAGCAATATCGACTTCATGGTTGAGGCACAAGTCCCCGTCACCCCCTTAAAAACCGGCCATGTGGCACTGGATATGGATGTCTACCCCATGAATAACGAGAAGACCCGCAAGGAAGGCATCTCCAGAACCTACAAAGGCTATGACGGTTACGCACCGATAGCCGCTTATTTGGGTAACGAAGGCTGGTGTTTGACCAATGAACTCAGAGTGGGCAAACAGCATTGCCAATCCGAATTTCAATATACCCTGGAACGCGTCATTCCTGCCGCCAAACGTCTGACCGATAAGCCATTGCTGGTACGCCTGGATAGCGGTCATGATGCACTGGATACCCGCATCTGGCTGAGCGGTGACGAGCAAGTCGATTTCATTGTGAAATGGAATCCGCGCAAACAAGACGTTGAAACCTGGTTAGCGCAAGCCGAACAAAAAGGTCAATGGACAAGTCCACGAGAAGGCAAGCGCGTTGCGCTGTTCAGCGTGGAAGAGCAACAGACCCGTAGCGATAAAACCTATCGCTTCCGCCGCGTCATGCAAATCACCGAACGCACCACCACGGCCAGCGGCCAAATGCTGTTGATACCCGACATCGAAATCGAAGGTTGGTGGACTTCCCTGGATCAATCGCACTACGATGACGCCCACATCATCGCCCTGTACCGGGATCATGCCACTGCCGAACAATTTCACAGTGAATTCAAAACTGATCTGGACATTGAGCGCTTGCCGTCCGGCAAATTTGCCACCAACGATCTGATTATGACCTTGAGCGCCTACAGCTACAACATTTTGCGCTGGATCGGCCTGATAGGCTTACTCGGCGACATCAGTCCCGTTAGACACCCTGCCAAACGGCGGCGCATCAAAACGGTTATGCAGGAACTCATGTACCTAGCTGCGAGGGTCATCCGAACCGGCCGCCGCCTGAAACTGCGGTTTTCCGCTGCCTGCACTGGCTTTAAGGCTTTCGAGGCTACCTATGCTAAATTAGCCGCCAGCTAA
- a CDS encoding MucB/RseB C-terminal domain-containing protein, translated as MFLRSLALALITCSALAEDQQPSAAAWLNNMIHAMKTLNYQGTVVFVKNGQLDTMVYRHSIVNGVEQERLSSLNSPLREVTRKSSEVSCFFKETSQKIINHHPIDSSFIINLPSDSADLDKLYTLSNVGQESIAMLPAQIVEIKPVDQLRYARKIWIETQHYLPLKTEVYNPDGEILEQVVFTDLKFSNGTEVDAAESQDNANVHIKHIHASQAEPLENAPFILKNWPAGFKTVFFIRNSLQASQKAVDHLLISDGFSTVSVYLEPKTEQGVQGLHSLGMVNSYSKVIADSQITVLGEVPAQTVETIAQGIVLR; from the coding sequence GTGTTTCTACGCAGCTTAGCTTTGGCCTTGATTACCTGCTCGGCGCTGGCTGAAGATCAACAGCCCAGTGCTGCAGCCTGGTTGAATAATATGATACATGCCATGAAGACCCTTAATTATCAGGGCACTGTGGTGTTTGTGAAAAACGGCCAGCTGGATACCATGGTGTACCGGCACAGTATCGTCAACGGGGTGGAACAGGAGCGGCTGAGTTCGCTGAATTCGCCGTTGCGTGAGGTAACCCGCAAATCCAGCGAAGTCAGTTGTTTTTTTAAGGAAACCAGTCAAAAAATCATTAATCACCATCCCATAGACAGTTCATTCATCATCAATTTGCCCAGCGACAGTGCCGATCTGGATAAGCTTTATACGCTGAGTAATGTGGGTCAGGAATCGATTGCCATGCTGCCGGCTCAGATTGTGGAAATCAAGCCTGTGGATCAATTGCGTTATGCCCGGAAAATCTGGATAGAAACTCAGCATTACCTGCCGTTAAAAACTGAAGTTTATAATCCTGACGGGGAAATTCTGGAACAGGTGGTGTTTACTGATCTGAAATTCAGCAACGGCACCGAAGTTGATGCGGCTGAAAGTCAGGATAACGCTAATGTGCATATCAAGCATATTCATGCCAGTCAGGCCGAACCGCTGGAAAATGCGCCGTTCATTTTGAAAAACTGGCCGGCTGGTTTTAAGACGGTGTTTTTTATTCGCAACTCTTTGCAAGCTTCGCAAAAAGCGGTGGATCATTTGCTGATCAGTGATGGATTTTCTACCGTATCGGTTTATCTGGAACCTAAAACCGAGCAGGGTGTGCAGGGTTTGCACAGTTTGGGTATGGTGAATTCTTATAGCAAGGTGATAGCCGATTCGCAAATCACGGTGCTGGGTGAAGTGCCGGCGCAAACCGTGGAAACCATTGCTCAGGGTATTGTGTTGCGGTAG
- a CDS encoding 6-pyruvoyl trahydropterin synthase family protein, which yields MYIITKEVYFCYGHRLMNHAGKCRNLHGHSVKASISIKQQTLNEQAMVCDFADVKACVDGFINKVLDHNFLLHKDDPIIPALVANQEQFLALDEHPTAEVLSKMIFQHVKQQGFNVDQVVLWETASACACYRED from the coding sequence ATGTATATTATTACTAAAGAAGTTTATTTTTGTTACGGTCACCGGCTGATGAATCATGCCGGCAAATGCCGTAATCTGCACGGTCACAGTGTCAAAGCCAGTATTTCCATTAAACAGCAAACGCTTAATGAGCAGGCTATGGTTTGTGATTTTGCTGATGTTAAAGCCTGTGTGGATGGTTTTATCAATAAGGTGCTGGATCATAATTTTCTGCTGCATAAAGATGATCCGATTATCCCGGCTCTGGTGGCTAATCAGGAGCAATTCCTGGCGCTGGATGAACATCCAACCGCTGAGGTGTTGAGTAAAATGATTTTCCAGCACGTCAAACAGCAGGGTTTTAATGTTGATCAAGTGGTGCTGTGGGAAACCGCCAGTGCCTGCGCTTGCTACCGGGAAGACTGA